One genomic window of Rhinoraja longicauda isolate Sanriku21f unplaced genomic scaffold, sRhiLon1.1 Scf000487, whole genome shotgun sequence includes the following:
- the LOC144591014 gene encoding E3 SUMO-protein ligase CBX4-like, whose amino-acid sequence MELPAAGEHVFAVESIEKKRIRKGRVEYLVKWRGWSPKYNTWEPEENILDPRLLLAFQHRERQEQSMGYRKRGPKPKHLLVQLPAFARRSNVPSELQDTYVEDERSKNDTQQQTIKRQYQLNSKKLHQYKPCNTEEQRQHQATKHYYQLNSKKHHHYQPDIMYPNQQADCHRSESELNQEQHQSTHEQEALHSLMKSGSHTHVVGSERPVIKEMELKSGNGPEIAKESVKNNGMNGRMKIVRNKNKNGRIVIVMSKYMDNGIQSTKDKHSKSGDGGNESVASKAGERELWIVKNGHGKGSAVEERTEKVKDNKVENGRQEVIKAVNANKKAEDGKDGHVTTVVVKEKAVSAQNKNLNREVAGTVRDEAANRKELRSPKDQYPMDQRQCEKPNTMRWSCDSEDSSRDGLYSNLPHSRKRYLSEPIVDSEAKKPMTCRSISVPGSAVQLEQEDLIETEAVDGYRNLGMDGIFDSNPEQPIDLSCVKSRPEPQKATAQPVEVEEKEEVAKGEQQYPWTGLKPYLGNLIITDVTANCLTVTFKEYVTV is encoded by the exons AGAAAAAGCGCATCAGGAAG GGTAGAGTCGAATACCTGGTGAAATGGAGGGGATGGTCTCCCAA ATACAACACGTGGGAACCTGAGGAGAATATCCTCGACCCTCGACTGCTCCTGGCTTTCCAACACAG AGAAAGACAAGAACAGTCAATGGGTTATCGTAAACGAGGACCTAAACCCAAGCACCTACTGGTTCAG CTACCAGCTTTTGCTCGACGTTCAAATGTCCCTTCAGAATTACAGGATACTTATGTCGAAGATGAACGATCAAAGAATGACACCCAGCAACAGACCATCAAACGTCAATATCAATTGAACAGTAAAAAGCTTCATCAGTACAAACCCTGTAACACGGAGGAACAACGCCAACACCAGGCCACCAAACATTATTACCAACTCAACAGCAAGAAACATCATCACTATCAGCCAGACATTATGTACCCCAATCAGCAAGCTGATTGCCACAGGAGTGAATCTGAATTAAACCAGGAGCAACATCAGTCTACTCATGAACAGGAAGCACTGCACAGTTTAATGAAGAGTGGAAGTCACACTCATGTTGTAGGTTCGGAGAGGCcagtgatcaaggaaatggaaTTGAAATCTGGAAATGGGCCAGAAATAGCCAAGGAAAGCGTGAAAAACAATGGCATGAATGGTAGAATGAAGATagtgagaaataaaaacaaaaatgggaGGATCGTAATAGTAATGAGCAAGTATATGGATAATGGTATTCAGTCGACAAAAGATAAGcatagtaagagtggggatggagggaatgaATCAGTGGCAAGCAAGGCTGGAGAACGAGAGTTATGGATAGTCAAGAACGGTCATGGCAAAGGTTCAGCGGTCGAGGAGAGAACAGAAAAGGTCAAGGATAATAAAGTCGAAAATGGGCGGCAAGAGGTAATAAAGGCTGTTAATGCAAACAAAAAGGCAGAGGATGGAAAGGATGGTCATGTTACAACTGTGGTGGTTAAAGAGAAAGCTGTTTCGGCACAAAATAAGAATTTGAACAGGGAGGTCGCTGGCACAGTAAGAGATGAGGCAGCTAATAGGAAAGAGTTGAGAAGTCCAAAGGATCAGTACCCCATGGACCAGAGGCAATGTGAAAAACCAAATACAATGCGATGGTCCTGTGATTCAGAAGACTCCAGCAGGGATGGGCTGTACTCCAATTTGCCCCATTCCAGAAAGCGCTATCTGTCGGAACCCATTGTGGACAGTGAGGCCAAAAAACCAATGACATGCAGAAGTATCAGTGTCCCAGGCAGTGCGGTCCAGCTGGAGCAAGAGGACCTGATCGAGACAGAGGCAGTCGATGGTTATCGAAATCTGGGAATGGATGGAATTTTTGACTCAAATCCCGAACAACCAATCGACCTGAGCTGTGTCAAATCCAGGCCGGAGCCTCAGAAAGCAACAGCACAACCAGTGGAAGTCGAGGAGAAAGAAGAAGTAGCGAAGGGAGAGCAACAATAtccctggactggactgaaaccTTACCTGGGAAATCTGATCATCACAGATGTCACAGCGAATTGCCTCACAGTTACATTCAAGGAATATGTAACTGTTTGA